TTCTCCCTCCACTTCCATCAACAGCCACAACAACTGGTACTAATATTCCCGATCAGCACCACACACTATCATTTTTCATGCACGATATTCTCGGTGGCTCCAATCCAACGGCAAGAGCAGTGACCGGAGTCGTTACAAACCCTGCCCTTAATGCTCAAGTTGCGTTTGCAAAGCCAAACGGTGCAAACCTTCCTCTAAACAGCGGAGTTCCACAGAACAATAACAACAACGGAATtctaaacaacaacaacctacCTTTCCTAACAGGACTCGGCGGAAACACGGGGAACGTCttcaataacaataataacaatggaAACAACAATTTTCCAGTGACAAATATGAATCAGATACCGCAGGGAATGACGGTGCAGGAGCTGATGTTTGGTACAATGACAGTGTTTGATGATGAATTAACAGAAGGTGAAGAGTTGGGATCAGGATTAGTAGGGAAAGCACAAGGGTTTTATATAGCAAGTTCAGTGGAAGGTACAAGCCAAGTAATGGCATTCACTGCAAAGTTTGAAGAAAATGGTTATGAAGATAGTCTTAGCTTCTTTGGGGTACACAGAACAACACAAGTTTCACAATCACAGCTTGCAATCATTGGAGGAACAGGAAAGTATGTGAATGCTAATGGAATTGCTATTATTAAGACATTTCCGGTTAACGGTCAGCAACATAACACTGATGGACTTGAAACTCTCTTGCACCTTACTGCATATCTTTCCTATTAGTAGCACTTTCTTTTGATTTATATGTGTTATCAATGAATTTCCAGTTTTCTGCTTACAAAACTATTCCAAATTATTTGTGTTTCGTGTAATGAATCTTAATTAGTGATTGGATTGTACttttgaaaaaacaaattaatacaaATGTTATGCTTGAGTTTGACAGAGCCCCAAACCAAAATGAAGATTATTGCTCTGATATATTCTGTTttctttttccataaaaaaattgtattctcATTTGTCCTACTATTGCAGCCCATCATTGATAATCTTAAGCCTGACTTGTTAAACTTTTCTCTCCCGACTCCCCTTATTTCTTTTCTACTCCCCAAAAATTCCATTTTGTCCCTTGcggtatgaaatttttttgccaacaaacttcggtttatataaaccgaagtttttaaacatggaaaaaaaattcggtttatataaaccgaaataacatataccccccaaaaagaaggaaaatttatgtgaaaattcgtgtagagctacttgtagtaaatttagcatatctctctgaatataggtcgtatgctaatgatttttaatgcagtgtaaagaagacaaaatttactacaagattgacaccggaattattaaatttcattaagtatagtatgagaaactctacctacaagtttgagaaaagtttctataaaatgttgtagagatatctgtggtaaatttatcatagctctctgaatataagtcgtatgctaataatttttaatccagtgtaaagaagacaaaatttactacaagattgacaccggaattgttaaatttcattaagtatagtatgagaaaagctacctacaagtttgagaaaagtttctgcaaaatgttgtagagatacctgtgataaatttatcataactctctgaatataagtcgtatgctaatgatttttaatccagtgtaaagaagacaaaatttaatacaagattgacactggaattgttaaatttcatcaagtatagtatgagaaaatctacgtacaagtttgagaaaagtttatgctctgtttctgtaccagtacccatcatttggtcaaactgaaccaattggatagttaacactcaaaacaaaaattatatttgtattcttgacaccctaagctttccaaagagtggtcgtttactcaaatcggatatcgtttagtatttcaaataaattgtggaagttgagggtctcatgcagaatttatgcacGAAAGCtgaaaaaatttggaacacaatatttcggtttatataaaccgaaattttttagcatgacaaaaaaattcggttcgtataaatcgaagtacccccaagggcaaaaacggaaattcagggggtagaaaagaaatgaggggggtcgggagataAACCATCTGACTTGTTACTTTCATGTCAATTATGAAAGAGCTAAGGTGAGACATATATTAACTCTTAAAGAATTGCGAGTAATTTCTCCAACAACCAATAACAATCAGCCACATAAACAAATTTgtaaatgaaataaaagttaGCTTGTGGATACCACTTGCAAGTTTGTTTATATGGCTAATTTGCATTGCTAGCTTGCTGGATAAACTACCCACAATTCTAAGGGtaacctaaaaaaaatcataaactaaATGTTAGATGTGAAGAATCATGAGATTAGAGGGTCAAAAGTTATACACATAAGAAAGGTGGAGAGAATATGAATACTCATAGTAACATATTGAATTAGATCGAAAAAGATGGTAAAAGTGTACACGGTTGTCCTATTTATAAGGCTCAATTGACTAACCAATTGAATAACTAACTTCTAGTTAATTCCAAAGTGACCAACTAGTACCGAAGAAATGACTATATATGAGATGTGATTTAGTAGTGTACATACCTAATGTCTCAAGATTCTGAGCAAATATGTGGTGTCCAGATCTTTCCATTGTTATGACAGATTGATTGTTGAAGTGTATCACTTGTTTTTTACTCAAAGTGAACCTGCAATTTTATTTGTAGttgtgaattttaattttatttttatactaaatTGTATTTACTTTTGTATACATGTTTGCCATAAATAAAAacgaaataatttttttattagaaaaataaaatacttgtACAACGAAATTAATGGAGTATTTCCTATTTATTCATCATCACTGTCACTAAATTAACATAAAGCAACTAGACGGGGTCGGTAACTCAACTAATTTGAACTAAGGGTTAAAGGAATTAAGGTGTAAGAGGATCTGGGTTGAGTCCTAATGAAGGTGAAAAATATTAGCATTAACAACTAACTTCTGACTTTGtccattttaattaaattaaatcatatacttttgttacaaaatataactattggCGTGTTTGTTTTGGTCCATATAACAAAACAGGCTTCTCCGTCCACTTCTTTGAAAAGCAAACTTCCTTTGATGAATGGCCATTTTGTGGTGATCATAGTTTCAAACAAACAGACGGACGGAAGTTGCAGTCCTACCAGAAGCCTGAAACAGAACAGTAAATTCAGACTAATTcgttttcatttcattttcagAAGCTGGTTCACATCTTTAAGAATAAAAAGACAACCCTTTAATGACGAAGACTTGGAGAAAATTAGAATCCCAATGGTACTCAAGAATAATGCAACTCCAATAAATGGGGGGCAACATACCCATAAATCAaggttaaaaaaatagaaacaaaaacgaCACCACTTATTAACATAAGGAAAACATACCCATAAATAACGTATACCAACCATAAAGAAAATTTCTGATCAAGCACATACCATAGCTGGATGTTTTATTATTGACATATTGCAGACCTTCCCTCCACAGTCACGTGAAAGTAAAAGCCGTACATGGGGGACACTCTTCCAACTCTCACCAAGTGCTGGTTTAGAATTACCGTCATCCCCACCCACCACATGATTTGTTACCTGCAAAATTCATACCATTGAATGTGTTATATGAAGGAAGTATAGCTGCCCTGCCAAAACAGATCATTGCAATtatgttacacttttctaccCAACTCCAAGGATCAAATTCACATTGTAGCAGAAAATCAATGAGCTTTTTTGAAATGGGCATAATGTGCATTCAAGAGGAGGATGGTTACATCCCCGTGTTGGGGCACCCATATGTCCTACCTTAAGGCAAAGCCACCCCTAAGTTCAGTGGGACCAGGTACCCTAATGTCCATAAGTGGAATAGTAAGAAATGTGCAGATCGGTCACTTTGTCCTCCAAAATGAATGGCCATCACCCATTAGCCACAGCCACGTCAAGCTTAAGCCAACGTGCATCCTCAATAATAGGCTAAATATGGCCTCCTTTTGTAATGGTGCCTAACACGAAATATGACCAAATGGAACTTGGGAGAGAGAGCAATGGGAAGAAAAAAGGATGGAGGTCAGGTTTCTTTGGGGATCAACTTGTCTTTTGGGAGTTTGGGTATATTTTAAACAGCATAATTTTGTtaactaattaaatataatagtAATAGGAAAGCATGATTTACCCAATTTGGCAAGTTTAGGTTGTTTGCTTCAATTGGAAGCATACAAGATAAATTGTATCTGACTGTTGAAGTTATGAGTTTTAGATAAAAgagaagaataagaagaaatATAATTATAGTGAAATATAGTTAATACTAATTTGATGCAAAAGACTAAACACTAATCCCTTATGAGATGCATAGACTCAATCCTAATACAAAAACTTAACCTAAAATCTAATCTAAGATACTCTAAGAGTGAGGTGTCAATCATGCTGTAGACATGTTGCGGAACAAGGTGTGGAAGCTACGAACGCCAGAGCGAGTGAGAAGCTTTGAGTGGCTGCTGTAACATGATCATTTACTAACACGATATCAAAAGAGTAAGATGCAATTAGGATCCCCGTATTGCAAATACTGTGGGGATATAATTGAGACGGAACTTCATATGTTATGGGACTGTCTCTGTCTGAAGTGCATGAATGTGTGGTTAAACTGTGTAGGACAGGAGCGGAGGGAGCTGTTCTTTAACTCATATTTGCAGCATTTGAGAGCTTTAAAGCTTAATGGAGGTATAGGTGGTATCGGTATTGGTATTGAGAATTGGCCAAGTTACTGGGCACTAGCATGTAATAAGGACTTGGCACAACAAGGAAGAGCATATGATGTCAAAGAATATGGAATGGTTACAACGGTAAACCAGGTAGTGCAAGCATCTTCTAGAGTTGTTCAGCATGTTGGGTGGTTGCATCCGAATGGTGAGTAGGTGGTGGTCAATACTGATGGGGTGAAGGAAGGTGATGGTAGATGTGGTTGTGGCAAAATTATTAGAGGAAGGAGTATTGAGTGGCTTAGTGGTTTCGCCAAAGGTTTGGGGATTTGTAGTGTCTTGGTAGCTGAGATGTGGGGTGCTTTGGAGGGCCTGCGATGTGTGCTTGGAGGATAGGTGTTAAAAGGGTGGAACTGTGTGTGACTCCATGCGTGTCGCGAATATGCTTCGTCACGAGGAAGGAATGTGTGTTGAAGGATGGAGCTTGTGCAATCAAATTAGAAGATTATTGAAGTTAGAGCGGGTGGTGCTTGTTTGTCACATACCTATCGTGAAGCCAATATATGTGCGGATGCTTTAGCACACATAGGGTGTGGTTTGGATTCCAATGTGATGTTTTATGAGTCATTTCCGACTCAAATTGGTCATTTAGATCTTACTTATATGACCAGGAGTAGTGTTCCCATGTTAATTTCTATGTAAACTCTACTCTGGGCTTTGGCCCTccattatatataaaaaaaataaaaaagatactCTTAAGAGTATAAACTGATCCTAGGAAATAACCTGACATACACTAATATATTATCAATgatattataagatattttattagtatattttaacGGTGACCATACTTGAAGGTGTCTTCTGTAGCTCAGCCttattataacatataaaacaaTGTTAAGCTGAACCTCCGCCAAATAATACAATGAAGATGGTCATTTGTGGACAATGATCATTTTAGAGCCAAATTATAGAGCACGAAGATGTCAAAAAATACATTTATGGTTACCCGTAGAAGCTAACAGCAGATAAGAGGTCATCTGGCAACCCCCAATAATGGCTGATGTCTTGAAACTTGGTTGATTATGAAGATAAGACACATTGGTGGAGATTCTCGAAGTTATGCAACATTTCAATGTAATTAAGAGGGAGGTTGGTGTGCCTTGATTTATCTAATAAAATATACCAGGTTGAGGTTCCTAACATGAATGTCCTAAAAGTaactaaaaagaaaagaaaaaaataaatcattggcACTAAACTATGGTAGAAACTACTAATATGAAAAGAACAATTAACTGTATAGAATGTAATGTTGCTAGATACatgattttaaataaatatcataataACATCTCAGAAAATAAAGGATGAGGGAGAAACAAGGATGAGATGTGTGACTGCAAAGCATTAGGTCAGACAATACGATTTAAACAATAGCCCATTCCCATGATGACAAACTCTCGAGTAGCGATCAATTTATTGTTTCTCGTGCATATCAAAGATACAGGCCAAACCTTTTACTgaaatatcatattttgttaaatagatcagattgaagaaataaaacaatttatatGTCCATATCAATTAGAGTTAGAGAAGATGAgctgagaaaaaaaaaattagttagaaGAGTTTTCTCACAATCATTGAAAGGATTATCATTGGCAGGATAGAAAGAGGAAAGTAAAACTTACCAACACTGTAATATTATGCTCATGTGCTAGCTGCTTCAGTAAAAACCCAGCAGATATCATTAAAGTGTGCCCTGAAATCACCCATAATATGAAAATCTCTAAGTTTCTGTACATTTAGATAATTATCGAACCTATTATCATGGCATATAAGACTCTCTTAAACCAGAAAAGTAAGGAAAATCATGACTAAACATGTTAGGAAAACggtgacataaaaaaatatcagaGCAAAACTAAAATGTAGCAAGACATAAGAGACAAGACCTCAACCTCAAAACAATCAGTGGAATGGCTTAGGATCCATATATCCAGACTCCTCATTATAAAACAGTCCAATCAATTTGTCTACCACTacagaaaaaaatatatacggaGTATACTTTATTGGGGAATACctaatctcttttttttatgtttttcaataGAATAGAAATAGCAACAAGTCATTGAACTTTGAAACTAGGATGAAGTACTGACAAacccttttctttctttcttttgaccTTCACTTAGAAC
This portion of the Trifolium pratense cultivar HEN17-A07 linkage group LG3, ARS_RC_1.1, whole genome shotgun sequence genome encodes:
- the LOC123918497 gene encoding dirigent protein 25-like gives rise to the protein MAHLETIASTMALVLILTFTSTTSTRILGELETPEEPITDSAAVSPVSSTILPPLPSTATTTGTNIPDQHHTLSFFMHDILGGSNPTARAVTGVVTNPALNAQVAFAKPNGANLPLNSGVPQNNNNNGILNNNNLPFLTGLGGNTGNVFNNNNNNGNNNFPVTNMNQIPQGMTVQELMFGTMTVFDDELTEGEELGSGLVGKAQGFYIASSVEGTSQVMAFTAKFEENGYEDSLSFFGVHRTTQVSQSQLAIIGGTGKYVNANGIAIIKTFPVNGQQHNTDGLETLLHLTAYLSY